DNA sequence from the bacterium genome:
ATTAGGAATTAAATCCCCCTTTCAATTGTAGATAGGAATCAGAAAAAAGAAATATTGCTATATCTTATTGAAAATCAAATGGTTATGCTAAATTTTGCCTTTAAATAGAGAGGAAGTTCCGTTATAAACTTGTCAAAATCTTCCCACTTAAAAAATTTAATTTGAATATTCCCAACAGACAAATTATTAGCTTTATATTCTTTTATTCTTTCTAAAATCCCTCTTTGATTAAATATTTGGCAGGCAAAGTCTGGGTCACTTTGGAGGATACCTGGAGAGTTAAGAATATTATTATCATCTAAATAATCCTCCCATTCCTTAGGTGAAGGTTTATCAAATATTGTAGAAGGCTCATTCGGCATAATCCAGAGCGTTAGTGGTCTTTCTATTGCATAAGCCACAAAGGCAGGTATAAAGAGTGCTATTAAAATCAAGCCCATGCATCCAGGCAATTTCAATCTCATCAACCTTTTCCTTAAGAAAATTTCACAAATACTTGCAATAGGAAACCACTGCATTGACTTATCCTTTATTCTATCCAATTTTCTACTTTTAATCCTTCAATTCGCTTAAAGTGTCGAATATTATTAGTTACCAATGTAGCTTTATTTGATATAACAATACTTGCAATAAGCATGTCAGAGTCATCCAATGGAGTGCCATAACTTTCTAAAGTTGCTTTTATTCTTCCAAAATTTTTATCCACTTCATCTGAGGTGTGAATGATTTTTATCTTCTGCTTTAGTTTTTCAATTACCATCAGATTTGCTTGAATTCTTTTAGATTTATAAGCACCATAATAAAGTTCGCAACAGGTTAAAACAGCTATCCCTATATTGGGTAAACCTATCTTAATAACTTTTCTTTCAATATCCTCATTCCCTTTAAGCCAATAGATTATAGTGTCTGTGTCTAAAATGAAAGTCAAAGTACTACCTCCTTAAAACCTCTCCTGTTTGAATATATATCATGGATGATTTCCTTTGCATTTCTATCATCCTGCCATATTCCACACAGACCAGTTCTCTCTTCAGTTTTAGGAATAGTATAATCTATTTGTTCTTGTTCTACAATTATTACTTTGACCTCACTACCATTTGACAGATGCAGTTTCTTTTTTATATCTACTGGACATGAAAGATGTCCATCTGAAAGAACCTTAGCTTTATACTCGATATTAATCATATCCTTGTTACCTCCACGCCTAAATTATCACATAGAGCTACAAAAAAGTCAATAAATTTTTATTGTTTATTGTTTTTCTCTATAGGTTTGTCTTTAAATATGATTCATTAGGCATTATCCAAAGGGTTAGTGGTCTTCCTCTACATAAATCATAAAGGCAGGTATGCAGGCAATTTCAATCTCATCAACCTTCTCCTTT
Encoded proteins:
- a CDS encoding type II toxin-antitoxin system VapC family toxin produces the protein MTFILDTDTIIYWLKGNEDIERKVIKIGLPNIGIAVLTCCELYYGAYKSKRIQANLMVIEKLKQKIKIIHTSDEVDKNFGRIKATLESYGTPLDDSDMLIASIVISNKATLVTNNIRHFKRIEGLKVENWIE